The following are encoded in a window of Anopheles stephensi strain Indian chromosome X, UCI_ANSTEP_V1.0, whole genome shotgun sequence genomic DNA:
- the LOC118507780 gene encoding uncharacterized protein LOC118507780 isoform X1, whose translation MKFLLVTAVICSALALTLGVPVPAANPDPAPEPAAQPKTDIELMKIPLDGDKELDVITLVNSEDQKINERNKRTIGILRELFPTISQILDQKIQMITSYLFRTIGPILLRSGLGLSGGGAGDTNNNRGSSSDDDDDDFDFDDDDDDSGKDSKPKVSISLPTFPPSDDDDEKETTAAPSLRLGEDEDKNEVRKRATVTLTATEPSNDRIDLLAFGEVASTGAPDAGTTTQAPNPTTGATETNLITTNENANTLDTLDLAGLSDTLNAIRVARATSEEKAASSNDQNAAESSANSSSLDELTLDSEGNDEDRNKRFLSFGGSSGGGGGSGNFLFDIIRRAADRAARAAGTVYRVVAGTESLTTDDSNDDGHSTSSSATSHSHSPLVSGSSGTEQSDEKAHSPDDHDLGKGDGYTEGIPGPVTRLFVLANRGLSNLIQDLILRIAQTSERVVNFKARLITSLI comes from the exons ATGAAGTTCTTACTAGTGACGGCTGTGATATGCAGTGCCCTCGCACTAACGTTAGGCGTACCGGTGCCAGCGGCCAACCCGGACCCAGCACCGGAACCGGCGGCACAACCAAAGACAGACATCGAGCTGATGAAGATCCCTCTCGACGGCGATAAG GAGCTGGACGTTATTACCCTAGTCAACTCGGAGGATCAGAAAATCAACGAACGGAACAAGCGCACGATCGGCATCCTGCGGGAACTCTTCCCAACGATCTCTCAG ATACTGGACCAAAAGATACAGATGATCACGTCCTACCTGTTCCGCACGATCGGTCCGATACTGCTGCGCAGCGGACTGGGGCTGAGCGGTGGTGGCGCCGGtgacaccaacaacaaccgtGGCTCCAGctccgacgacgatgatgacgatttcgacttcgacgacgacgacgacgacagcgGCAAGGATAGCAAGCCGAAGGTGAGCATCTCGCTGCCCACCTTCCCACCgtcggacgacgacgacgagaagGAGACGACCGCCGCACCATCGCTACGCCTCGGCGAGGACGAGGACAAGAATGAGGTGCGCAAGCGGGCCACCGTCACGCTGACGGCGACGGAACCGTCCAACGACCGGATCGATCTGCTCGCGTTCGGTGAGGTGGCGAGTACGGGAGCGCCGGACGCAGGCACAACGACGCAGGCACCGAACCCAACGACCGGTGCGACCGAAACCAATCTG AtcacgaccaacgagaacgccAACACGCTCGATACGCTTGATCTGGCCGGTCTGAGCGATACGCTGAACGCGATCCGTGTTGCCCGTGCCACCAGCGAAGAGAAGGCCGCCTCGTCCAACGACCAGAACGCTGCCGAATCGTCCGCCAACAGCTCCAGCTTGGACGAACTGACGCTTGACTCCGAGGGTAACGATGAGGATCGCAACAAGAG ATTCCTGTCCTTCGGTGGTAGCAGCGGAGGCGGCGGCGGTTCCGGCAACTTCCTGTTCGATATCATTCGC CGGGCAGCGGACCGTGCCGCACGTGCCGCCGGAACCGTGTATCGGGTCGTGGCCGGCACCGAATCGCTGACGACCGACGACAGTAATGACGATGGACATTCCACTTCCTCTTCTGCCACCTCTCATAGCCACTCTCCG CTTGTATCGGGCAGCTCGGGCACAGAACAGAGCGACGAGAAGGCCCACTCTCCGGACGATCACGATCTCGGCAAGGGTGACGGCTACACCGAGGGCATTCCCGGACCGGTGACGCGTCTGTTCGTGTTGGCCAACCGCGGTCTCTCCAACCTTATCCAGGATCTGATTCTG CGAATCGCACAAACCAGTGAACGAGTGGTTAACTTCAAAGCACGTCTAATTACGTCACTCATCTAA
- the LOC118507780 gene encoding uncharacterized protein LOC118507780 isoform X4: MKFLLVTAVICSALALTLGVPVPAANPDPAPEPAAQPKTDIELMKIPLDGDKELDVITLVNSEDQKINERNKRTIGILRELFPTISQITTNENANTLDTLDLAGLSDTLNAIRVARATSEEKAASSNDQNAAESSANSSSLDELTLDSEGNDEDRNKRFLSFGGSSGGGGGSGNFLFDIIRRAADRAARAAGTVYRVVAGTESLTTDDSNDDGHSTSSSATSHSHSPLVSGSSGTEQSDEKAHSPDDHDLGKGDGYTEGIPGPVTRLFVLANRGLSNLIQDLILRIAQTSERVVNFKARLITSLI, translated from the exons ATGAAGTTCTTACTAGTGACGGCTGTGATATGCAGTGCCCTCGCACTAACGTTAGGCGTACCGGTGCCAGCGGCCAACCCGGACCCAGCACCGGAACCGGCGGCACAACCAAAGACAGACATCGAGCTGATGAAGATCCCTCTCGACGGCGATAAG GAGCTGGACGTTATTACCCTAGTCAACTCGGAGGATCAGAAAATCAACGAACGGAACAAGCGCACGATCGGCATCCTGCGGGAACTCTTCCCAACGATCTCTCAG AtcacgaccaacgagaacgccAACACGCTCGATACGCTTGATCTGGCCGGTCTGAGCGATACGCTGAACGCGATCCGTGTTGCCCGTGCCACCAGCGAAGAGAAGGCCGCCTCGTCCAACGACCAGAACGCTGCCGAATCGTCCGCCAACAGCTCCAGCTTGGACGAACTGACGCTTGACTCCGAGGGTAACGATGAGGATCGCAACAAGAG ATTCCTGTCCTTCGGTGGTAGCAGCGGAGGCGGCGGCGGTTCCGGCAACTTCCTGTTCGATATCATTCGC CGGGCAGCGGACCGTGCCGCACGTGCCGCCGGAACCGTGTATCGGGTCGTGGCCGGCACCGAATCGCTGACGACCGACGACAGTAATGACGATGGACATTCCACTTCCTCTTCTGCCACCTCTCATAGCCACTCTCCG CTTGTATCGGGCAGCTCGGGCACAGAACAGAGCGACGAGAAGGCCCACTCTCCGGACGATCACGATCTCGGCAAGGGTGACGGCTACACCGAGGGCATTCCCGGACCGGTGACGCGTCTGTTCGTGTTGGCCAACCGCGGTCTCTCCAACCTTATCCAGGATCTGATTCTG CGAATCGCACAAACCAGTGAACGAGTGGTTAACTTCAAAGCACGTCTAATTACGTCACTCATCTAA
- the LOC118507780 gene encoding uncharacterized protein LOC118507780 isoform X3 produces the protein MKFLLVTAVICSALALTLGVPVPAANPDPAPEPAAQPKTDIELMKIPLDGDKELDVITLVNSEDQKINERNKRTIGILRELFPTISQILDQKIQMITSYLFRTIGPILLRSGLGLSGGGAGDTNNNRGSSSDDDDDDFDFDDDDDDSGKDSKPKVSISLPTFPPSDDDDEKETTAAPSLRLGEDEDKNEVRKRATVTLTATEPSNDRIDLLAFGEVASTGAPDAGTTTQAPNPTTGATETNLITTNENANTLDTLDLAGLSDTLNAIRVARATSEEKAASSNDQNAAESSANSSSLDELTLDSEGNDEDRNKRFLSFGGSSGGGGGSGNFLFDIIRLVSGSSGTEQSDEKAHSPDDHDLGKGDGYTEGIPGPVTRLFVLANRGLSNLIQDLILRIAQTSERVVNFKARLITSLI, from the exons ATGAAGTTCTTACTAGTGACGGCTGTGATATGCAGTGCCCTCGCACTAACGTTAGGCGTACCGGTGCCAGCGGCCAACCCGGACCCAGCACCGGAACCGGCGGCACAACCAAAGACAGACATCGAGCTGATGAAGATCCCTCTCGACGGCGATAAG GAGCTGGACGTTATTACCCTAGTCAACTCGGAGGATCAGAAAATCAACGAACGGAACAAGCGCACGATCGGCATCCTGCGGGAACTCTTCCCAACGATCTCTCAG ATACTGGACCAAAAGATACAGATGATCACGTCCTACCTGTTCCGCACGATCGGTCCGATACTGCTGCGCAGCGGACTGGGGCTGAGCGGTGGTGGCGCCGGtgacaccaacaacaaccgtGGCTCCAGctccgacgacgatgatgacgatttcgacttcgacgacgacgacgacgacagcgGCAAGGATAGCAAGCCGAAGGTGAGCATCTCGCTGCCCACCTTCCCACCgtcggacgacgacgacgagaagGAGACGACCGCCGCACCATCGCTACGCCTCGGCGAGGACGAGGACAAGAATGAGGTGCGCAAGCGGGCCACCGTCACGCTGACGGCGACGGAACCGTCCAACGACCGGATCGATCTGCTCGCGTTCGGTGAGGTGGCGAGTACGGGAGCGCCGGACGCAGGCACAACGACGCAGGCACCGAACCCAACGACCGGTGCGACCGAAACCAATCTG AtcacgaccaacgagaacgccAACACGCTCGATACGCTTGATCTGGCCGGTCTGAGCGATACGCTGAACGCGATCCGTGTTGCCCGTGCCACCAGCGAAGAGAAGGCCGCCTCGTCCAACGACCAGAACGCTGCCGAATCGTCCGCCAACAGCTCCAGCTTGGACGAACTGACGCTTGACTCCGAGGGTAACGATGAGGATCGCAACAAGAG ATTCCTGTCCTTCGGTGGTAGCAGCGGAGGCGGCGGCGGTTCCGGCAACTTCCTGTTCGATATCATTCGC CTTGTATCGGGCAGCTCGGGCACAGAACAGAGCGACGAGAAGGCCCACTCTCCGGACGATCACGATCTCGGCAAGGGTGACGGCTACACCGAGGGCATTCCCGGACCGGTGACGCGTCTGTTCGTGTTGGCCAACCGCGGTCTCTCCAACCTTATCCAGGATCTGATTCTG CGAATCGCACAAACCAGTGAACGAGTGGTTAACTTCAAAGCACGTCTAATTACGTCACTCATCTAA
- the LOC118507780 gene encoding uncharacterized protein LOC118507780 isoform X2: protein MGISRCTGAVGDDELDVITLVNSEDQKINERNKRTIGILRELFPTISQILDQKIQMITSYLFRTIGPILLRSGLGLSGGGAGDTNNNRGSSSDDDDDDFDFDDDDDDSGKDSKPKVSISLPTFPPSDDDDEKETTAAPSLRLGEDEDKNEVRKRATVTLTATEPSNDRIDLLAFGEVASTGAPDAGTTTQAPNPTTGATETNLITTNENANTLDTLDLAGLSDTLNAIRVARATSEEKAASSNDQNAAESSANSSSLDELTLDSEGNDEDRNKRFLSFGGSSGGGGGSGNFLFDIIRRAADRAARAAGTVYRVVAGTESLTTDDSNDDGHSTSSSATSHSHSPLVSGSSGTEQSDEKAHSPDDHDLGKGDGYTEGIPGPVTRLFVLANRGLSNLIQDLILRIAQTSERVVNFKARLITSLI from the exons ATGGGGATCTCCCGGTGCACCGGCGCTGTTGGGGATGAT GAGCTGGACGTTATTACCCTAGTCAACTCGGAGGATCAGAAAATCAACGAACGGAACAAGCGCACGATCGGCATCCTGCGGGAACTCTTCCCAACGATCTCTCAG ATACTGGACCAAAAGATACAGATGATCACGTCCTACCTGTTCCGCACGATCGGTCCGATACTGCTGCGCAGCGGACTGGGGCTGAGCGGTGGTGGCGCCGGtgacaccaacaacaaccgtGGCTCCAGctccgacgacgatgatgacgatttcgacttcgacgacgacgacgacgacagcgGCAAGGATAGCAAGCCGAAGGTGAGCATCTCGCTGCCCACCTTCCCACCgtcggacgacgacgacgagaagGAGACGACCGCCGCACCATCGCTACGCCTCGGCGAGGACGAGGACAAGAATGAGGTGCGCAAGCGGGCCACCGTCACGCTGACGGCGACGGAACCGTCCAACGACCGGATCGATCTGCTCGCGTTCGGTGAGGTGGCGAGTACGGGAGCGCCGGACGCAGGCACAACGACGCAGGCACCGAACCCAACGACCGGTGCGACCGAAACCAATCTG AtcacgaccaacgagaacgccAACACGCTCGATACGCTTGATCTGGCCGGTCTGAGCGATACGCTGAACGCGATCCGTGTTGCCCGTGCCACCAGCGAAGAGAAGGCCGCCTCGTCCAACGACCAGAACGCTGCCGAATCGTCCGCCAACAGCTCCAGCTTGGACGAACTGACGCTTGACTCCGAGGGTAACGATGAGGATCGCAACAAGAG ATTCCTGTCCTTCGGTGGTAGCAGCGGAGGCGGCGGCGGTTCCGGCAACTTCCTGTTCGATATCATTCGC CGGGCAGCGGACCGTGCCGCACGTGCCGCCGGAACCGTGTATCGGGTCGTGGCCGGCACCGAATCGCTGACGACCGACGACAGTAATGACGATGGACATTCCACTTCCTCTTCTGCCACCTCTCATAGCCACTCTCCG CTTGTATCGGGCAGCTCGGGCACAGAACAGAGCGACGAGAAGGCCCACTCTCCGGACGATCACGATCTCGGCAAGGGTGACGGCTACACCGAGGGCATTCCCGGACCGGTGACGCGTCTGTTCGTGTTGGCCAACCGCGGTCTCTCCAACCTTATCCAGGATCTGATTCTG CGAATCGCACAAACCAGTGAACGAGTGGTTAACTTCAAAGCACGTCTAATTACGTCACTCATCTAA